The Solibacillus sp. FSL W7-1464 genome contains a region encoding:
- a CDS encoding AAA domain-containing protein, with protein sequence MAPKTIANIQTRCHILLTNTAREAMKEHVPDEHAFFNLQQYFIVAIEKVSVDAEQTHLSIFFDNDKNVKLKNKFEERVVIMDCVFDRKNGLVAKSFRTRGKGTPVVTNRRATMKIHFVASRISGHTYQEPFLKAIDELPIAQERFDYVNKRISSWEGYLKVLNKNADIEDIHARFSSVTFDADFSHMTVRINNLDKKQWKQLEGLSARLRGYVQEIGDVAKIRRNENTVEIALKPHYSNLARRNELQFQSEDIEFSNAATKSQLKRLLKGFERLKEGLAANANLETILFEDKPVIAERKKTVPLDFHNRLNQYQQQAVEGAISSEDLYVIQGPPGTGKTTVISEICYQNAKAGLKTLVASQSNLAVDNALSRLLSNKDIRILRYGRTESIEEEGKKFIEENVATYWQEQTFEAIGHEISLHERKEQLLTDEISETQIEIAALEQQQKELKLQIEQKEAAKAELHVLAEKILTLKKELTECKKELEDNERKLEKLQATQKTVAETVANFEQQVKDGLTVEQLTEQAQQLKETRENYQQQLTQSHYKAQLKQFQQRFDAVKTKIEKANETSQYDLLVDKIASLKKVYEIEEFMSEYNIRRNYAMDRLLTALDRIQPQMEQYKPIKDVKERLEKALHYSETALGIHVTPDRLDMGHHYTLEEIQEFLTKLSIAFRDRRVNAQNGTRSIQGIHLRMQYIEQLNNKYMDAIRETVLIFEKLKEEIILQFKEQNDVKAQHLQQLEEEATAVKSQMDAVNEKIDPSITVNHSTDELEELLATNELDQMKTETQRQNREKVELQLNKKAEELAVLNEQIALGTETVEQLTVRFKGINSEGVQLEKRRTELEQLTKLNPEQAIIEVNEKITLLTEKIETLEVKISLLPVTAELQNEWHGLLKNANAHDLDEIRKLYVKHANVIGTTCVASANKEFMDNYPTFDVVIIDEVSKATPPELLLPMLKGAKIILVGDHHQLPPLVGDATFEETLEQVVKESTTFEEKRELEKLLEESLFERLYNNLPPQNKTMLALQYRMHKNIMSTITPFYENESEQLQCGLEDSDAVRDHFLETSKITRNHHLLWLDIPNAKPYFEERMKEGSSLFNIAELEQIKQQLLELNAATEQAKAQGLIPQDALKSVGVISFYAEQVKRINRLIEQDINVPHLHIRTGSVDKFQGMEMDVIIVSMVRNHDNERGEIGFAKDYRRLNVALSRARELLIMIGSTEMFTKRPKSAKTRDMYAHVLTTVKEQDGYFAV encoded by the coding sequence ATGGCACCAAAAACAATCGCGAATATTCAAACCCGCTGTCATATTTTATTGACGAATACGGCACGTGAAGCGATGAAGGAGCATGTTCCAGATGAACACGCCTTTTTTAATTTACAGCAATATTTCATTGTCGCGATTGAAAAAGTATCGGTCGATGCAGAGCAAACGCATTTGAGCATCTTTTTCGATAATGATAAAAACGTAAAACTAAAAAACAAATTCGAAGAACGCGTCGTCATCATGGACTGTGTATTTGACCGGAAAAACGGACTTGTAGCGAAAAGCTTCCGTACACGCGGCAAAGGAACACCGGTTGTCACAAATCGCCGCGCCACAATGAAAATCCACTTTGTTGCATCCCGTATTAGCGGCCATACATACCAGGAGCCTTTCCTAAAAGCCATTGATGAACTGCCGATTGCACAGGAACGCTTTGATTATGTCAATAAGCGGATCAGCAGCTGGGAAGGCTATTTAAAAGTATTAAATAAAAATGCGGACATTGAAGATATCCATGCCCGTTTTTCAAGTGTCACGTTTGATGCCGACTTTTCTCATATGACAGTGCGCATTAACAATCTCGATAAAAAGCAGTGGAAGCAGCTGGAGGGCCTTAGTGCGCGTTTGCGCGGCTATGTCCAGGAAATCGGGGATGTTGCTAAAATCCGCCGCAATGAAAATACCGTTGAAATTGCGTTAAAACCGCATTACAGCAATCTGGCGCGGAGAAATGAGCTCCAGTTCCAATCGGAAGACATCGAATTTTCCAATGCGGCGACGAAATCACAGCTAAAACGCCTATTAAAAGGGTTTGAACGGTTAAAAGAAGGCTTGGCCGCCAATGCGAACCTCGAAACGATTTTATTCGAAGATAAACCGGTCATCGCAGAGCGCAAAAAAACGGTTCCTCTCGATTTTCATAACCGGCTGAATCAGTACCAGCAGCAGGCAGTTGAAGGGGCGATCAGTTCCGAAGATCTGTATGTCATTCAAGGTCCGCCGGGTACCGGGAAAACGACGGTCATTTCGGAAATTTGCTATCAAAATGCAAAAGCGGGTCTGAAAACACTCGTTGCTTCCCAATCGAACTTAGCTGTCGACAATGCATTAAGCCGGCTTTTATCGAACAAAGACATCCGGATTTTGCGCTACGGCCGTACAGAAAGTATTGAAGAGGAAGGGAAAAAGTTCATTGAGGAAAATGTTGCGACCTATTGGCAGGAGCAGACATTTGAAGCAATCGGCCATGAAATTTCGCTGCATGAAAGAAAAGAACAGCTGTTAACAGATGAAATCAGTGAAACACAAATTGAAATTGCAGCGCTAGAACAACAACAAAAAGAGCTTAAACTGCAAATCGAACAAAAAGAAGCGGCAAAAGCCGAACTGCATGTTTTGGCCGAAAAGATTTTGACATTAAAAAAAGAATTGACCGAATGCAAAAAAGAACTGGAAGACAATGAACGTAAACTGGAAAAACTGCAGGCAACACAAAAAACAGTAGCTGAAACCGTTGCCAATTTTGAACAGCAAGTAAAAGACGGATTGACTGTCGAGCAACTGACAGAACAAGCACAACAGTTAAAAGAAACGAGAGAAAACTACCAGCAGCAACTTACGCAAAGTCATTATAAAGCGCAACTTAAACAATTCCAGCAGCGTTTTGATGCTGTTAAAACGAAAATCGAAAAGGCCAATGAAACGTCCCAGTATGATTTGCTCGTTGATAAAATCGCCTCTTTGAAAAAAGTGTACGAAATTGAGGAGTTCATGAGTGAATACAATATTCGCCGGAACTATGCAATGGACCGTTTACTTACGGCGCTTGATCGAATTCAGCCGCAAATGGAGCAGTATAAGCCAATTAAAGATGTGAAGGAACGTCTGGAAAAGGCACTACACTACAGTGAAACGGCGTTAGGTATCCATGTGACACCGGACAGGCTGGATATGGGCCATCATTATACGCTTGAAGAGATCCAGGAATTTTTGACGAAGCTTAGTATCGCCTTTAGGGACCGTCGCGTAAACGCTCAAAACGGCACCCGCTCCATCCAGGGGATTCATTTGCGTATGCAATACATCGAACAGCTGAACAATAAATATATGGATGCGATCCGTGAAACCGTGCTTATTTTCGAAAAGCTGAAAGAGGAAATCATTCTTCAGTTTAAAGAGCAAAATGATGTGAAAGCACAGCATCTTCAGCAGCTGGAAGAAGAGGCAACAGCGGTAAAATCCCAAATGGATGCGGTCAATGAAAAAATCGATCCGTCGATTACGGTGAACCATTCAACTGATGAGCTGGAAGAACTGCTCGCAACAAATGAACTCGATCAGATGAAAACCGAAACACAGCGCCAAAACCGTGAAAAAGTGGAGCTTCAACTGAACAAAAAAGCGGAGGAACTGGCTGTCTTAAATGAACAGATTGCCCTTGGTACCGAGACTGTAGAACAGTTAACAGTTCGCTTTAAAGGGATCAACAGCGAAGGCGTTCAGCTTGAAAAACGCCGGACAGAACTCGAACAGCTGACAAAACTGAACCCTGAACAGGCGATCATTGAAGTAAATGAAAAGATTACACTTCTTACTGAAAAAATCGAGACGCTTGAAGTGAAAATCAGTTTGCTTCCGGTAACGGCAGAACTTCAAAATGAATGGCACGGTTTACTGAAAAATGCCAATGCCCATGACTTGGACGAAATCCGCAAATTGTATGTGAAACATGCCAATGTGATCGGCACAACTTGTGTTGCATCAGCAAATAAAGAGTTTATGGACAACTACCCGACATTTGATGTCGTGATTATTGATGAAGTTTCGAAAGCAACACCACCGGAACTGTTACTGCCGATGTTAAAAGGCGCAAAAATTATTTTAGTTGGGGACCATCACCAGCTGCCGCCGCTTGTAGGCGATGCGACATTTGAAGAGACATTGGAGCAAGTTGTGAAGGAAAGTACAACATTTGAAGAAAAACGGGAGCTTGAAAAGTTACTGGAAGAATCATTGTTCGAGCGTCTTTACAACAATTTGCCGCCTCAAAACAAAACGATGCTTGCACTTCAATACCGCATGCATAAAAATATTATGTCAACTATTACACCGTTTTACGAAAATGAATCCGAACAGCTGCAATGCGGGTTAGAGGATTCGGATGCCGTACGTGATCATTTCCTTGAAACATCCAAAATTACACGAAATCATCATTTGCTATGGCTCGATATTCCGAACGCCAAGCCGTATTTTGAAGAGCGTATGAAAGAAGGCTCGAGTTTATTCAATATAGCGGAGCTGGAACAGATTAAACAGCAGCTGCTTGAATTAAATGCCGCAACGGAACAGGCGAAAGCACAAGGGCTGATTCCGCAAGATGCATTAAAATCGGTTGGTGTTATTTCCTTCTACGCGGAGCAGGTGAAGCGCATCAATCGTTTAATCGAACAGGATATCAATGTACCGCATTTGCACATCCGTACAGGCTCGGTCGATAAATTCCAAGGGATGGAGATGGATGTCATTATTGTCAGCATGGTGCGGAATCATGACAATGAGCGCGGAGAAATCGGGTTTGCGAAAGATTACCGACGTTTGAATGTTGCACTGTCCCGCGCACGGGAGCTGCTCATTATGATCGGCAGTACCGAAATGTTTACAAAGCGTCCAAAAAGCGCGAAAACACGGGATATGTATGCCCATGTATTAACGACAGTAAAAGAGCAGGACGGCTATTTTGCTGTTTAG
- a CDS encoding nucleoside-diphosphate sugar epimerase, giving the protein MDLQNTVLQLQKELSQNPSIEIKKQMQYAIPIHTLEVKYHPVIRNAMDILMKMMLISFEKAKLKNVELLAEILLVEPLFIHDLTNKMLRMGMIVKEQEFALTAKGNAQLESGIFEEELEETSYFIQYSPIHEQPLEGDLEEFADLEEFPEPFPTIETEEIEAIEETVLIDFIQQQLSEQPVAEEEVPHSITSIVSTESIQINDIPVLCFLLFDQKENRHFVRVYNTLTRVWDERLETILFNIEKEQLQEE; this is encoded by the coding sequence ATGGATTTACAAAATACAGTTTTACAGCTGCAGAAAGAACTCAGCCAAAACCCATCCATTGAAATCAAAAAGCAAATGCAATATGCCATTCCGATTCACACATTGGAAGTGAAATATCATCCGGTGATACGTAATGCCATGGATATTTTAATGAAGATGATGCTCATTTCATTTGAGAAAGCAAAGCTGAAAAATGTGGAGCTATTAGCCGAAATTTTATTGGTGGAACCGTTATTTATTCATGATTTGACGAATAAAATGTTACGAATGGGTATGATTGTGAAGGAACAGGAATTTGCGCTAACCGCTAAAGGGAATGCTCAGCTGGAATCGGGCATTTTTGAAGAGGAACTTGAAGAAACAAGTTATTTTATTCAATACAGTCCGATTCATGAGCAGCCATTGGAGGGCGATCTGGAGGAATTTGCGGATTTGGAAGAGTTTCCGGAGCCTTTCCCGACAATCGAAACAGAAGAGATCGAAGCGATAGAAGAAACGGTGCTCATTGATTTCATTCAACAGCAACTATCCGAACAACCCGTAGCGGAAGAGGAAGTGCCGCATTCTATTACAAGTATTGTTTCGACGGAATCGATCCAGATTAATGATATACCGGTCCTATGTTTTTTACTGTTCGATCAAAAGGAAAACAGACATTTTGTGCGGGTATACAATACATTGACACGGGTATGGGATGAACGACTGGAAACAATCTTATTCAATATAGAAAAAGAACAGCTTCAGGAAGAGTAA
- the metA gene encoding homoserine O-acetyltransferase MetA, with translation MPINIPKHLPAGELLRKEKIFVMEEDRAKTQQIRPLNILVFNLMPEKEKTELQLLRLLGNTPLQVDVTFLNTATYESKNVSKSHLDTFYRTFDQVKHRRFDGLIITGAPVEKMDFEDVGYWNEITHVMDWANEHVTSIMYICWGAQAALYHHFGIGKFELPKKCSGVYSHVITDLTVDLVRGFSDEYVAPHSRHTSVSIDEVRAHPDLRLLSYSDDAGVFIVQSKNNKHIMITGHLEYDATTLSDEYFRDMEKDPDNTDIPLNYFPNNDPLQAPKNVWRAHSHLLFYNWLNYYVYQETPYEWHYVDENIEYHI, from the coding sequence ATGCCGATTAATATTCCGAAACATTTACCGGCGGGTGAACTGCTTAGAAAAGAGAAGATTTTCGTCATGGAGGAAGACCGTGCGAAAACACAGCAAATTCGACCGTTAAATATTTTGGTATTTAATTTAATGCCTGAAAAAGAAAAAACCGAACTGCAGTTGCTGCGCTTACTCGGTAATACACCATTACAGGTAGATGTGACATTTTTAAACACGGCTACATACGAATCAAAAAATGTTTCCAAATCGCATTTAGATACATTTTACCGCACGTTTGACCAAGTAAAGCACCGTCGTTTTGATGGTCTCATTATTACGGGTGCGCCTGTAGAGAAAATGGACTTTGAAGATGTAGGCTACTGGAATGAAATTACGCATGTTATGGACTGGGCAAACGAACATGTCACTTCGATCATGTATATATGTTGGGGCGCTCAAGCTGCTCTTTATCACCATTTTGGCATCGGGAAATTCGAATTGCCGAAGAAGTGCTCCGGTGTTTATTCCCATGTGATTACGGATTTAACAGTAGATCTAGTACGTGGCTTCAGTGATGAGTATGTGGCACCGCATTCACGTCACACATCGGTTTCGATTGATGAAGTACGGGCACATCCCGACTTGCGTTTACTAAGCTATTCGGATGATGCAGGCGTGTTTATCGTGCAATCGAAAAACAATAAACACATTATGATTACAGGACATCTGGAATATGATGCAACGACATTATCGGATGAGTACTTCCGCGACATGGAGAAGGATCCGGACAATACGGACATTCCGCTCAACTATTTCCCGAATAACGACCCGCTGCAGGCACCGAAAAATGTTTGGCGTGCCCATTCGCATCTGTTGTTCTACAACTGGCTGAACTACTACGTATATCAAGAAACGCCATATGAATGGCATTACGTCGATGAAAATATTGAATATCATATTTAA
- a CDS encoding ABC transporter ATP-binding protein — protein sequence MIHIENIHLYRNDKQILNDLSWHVQKGQHWAILGLNGSGKTTLLKVINGYIWPNEGKVQVLGETYGKTYIPKLRTRIGWVSNAMIDNFNWQDNAIEIVLSGKFGALRLFNDVTEEEIDHAVSVMKHFHCDHLANKSFEHLSQGERQRVQIARAVMADPEILILDEPCGGLDLIERENLLQTIEQIAETENGPTLIYVTHHVEEILPCFSHVLLMKDGKNVEANAREVVLTDEVLSDFFGREISLQIERERAWVAIK from the coding sequence ATGATACATATTGAAAATATCCATTTATATCGCAATGACAAACAGATTTTAAATGATTTAAGCTGGCATGTACAAAAGGGACAGCATTGGGCTATTTTAGGGTTAAACGGCTCCGGCAAAACAACGTTGCTGAAAGTCATTAACGGTTATATTTGGCCAAATGAAGGTAAAGTACAGGTACTGGGTGAAACATACGGGAAGACATATATACCGAAACTGCGGACGCGGATTGGCTGGGTCAGCAATGCGATGATCGATAACTTCAACTGGCAGGATAACGCGATTGAAATCGTGCTCAGCGGAAAATTCGGTGCCCTTCGTCTGTTTAATGATGTGACGGAAGAAGAAATTGATCATGCAGTTTCGGTTATGAAACATTTTCACTGTGACCATTTAGCGAATAAATCATTCGAGCATTTGTCACAAGGTGAACGGCAGCGCGTACAGATCGCAAGGGCCGTTATGGCAGATCCGGAAATTCTGATATTGGACGAGCCGTGTGGCGGGCTGGACTTGATCGAACGGGAAAATCTGCTGCAGACGATTGAACAGATCGCAGAAACTGAAAACGGCCCTACCCTTATTTATGTGACGCACCATGTAGAAGAGATTCTGCCTTGTTTTAGCCATGTCCTTTTAATGAAGGACGGAAAAAATGTCGAAGCCAATGCACGGGAAGTTGTTTTAACAGACGAAGTATTAAGCGATTTCTTCGGGCGGGAAATCAGTTTGCAGATCGAACGCGAACGTGCCTGGGTCGCAATCAAATAG
- a CDS encoding YczE/YyaS/YitT family protein, with the protein MKVKQELYWRCVFFIAGIIVLSLGVALTIKGQILGVGSWDVLHIGLQKNLGLTVGMWSIILGLLILAVDTFFTKRLPKVGTYLDMFLTGIFIDIFLIVLPDANTLLEQILAFAVGVVLLGFGCGMYMVANLGVGPRDTLMLLLVHRLGWSVNRARTTMEVTVAVVGFILGGPVGVGTVFMAFGLGPVVQWALKWNGKLFHRAAGVESVVI; encoded by the coding sequence GTGAAAGTGAAACAGGAACTTTATTGGCGCTGCGTATTTTTTATTGCAGGCATCATTGTTTTATCATTAGGCGTCGCATTGACGATTAAAGGACAGATACTTGGCGTCGGGTCATGGGATGTCCTTCATATCGGATTACAAAAAAACTTGGGCTTAACGGTCGGCATGTGGTCGATTATTTTAGGCTTGCTCATTCTGGCTGTAGATACGTTTTTCACGAAAAGATTGCCGAAAGTCGGGACTTACTTGGACATGTTCCTGACAGGGATTTTTATTGATATATTTTTGATTGTATTACCGGATGCGAATACACTGTTAGAACAAATATTGGCATTTGCTGTTGGCGTTGTCCTGCTGGGCTTCGGCTGCGGGATGTACATGGTAGCGAACCTCGGTGTAGGACCACGTGATACGTTAATGCTGCTGTTGGTGCATCGTCTTGGCTGGAGTGTTAACCGCGCACGCACGACAATGGAAGTAACGGTTGCTGTTGTAGGTTTTATATTGGGCGGACCAGTTGGAGTCGGTACAGTATTTATGGCGTTCGGCTTAGGGCCTGTCGTACAATGGGCGCTCAAATGGAACGGAAAGCTATTCCACCGCGCAGCAGGTGTTGAAAGTGTCGTTATATAA
- a CDS encoding HesB/YadR/YfhF family protein: MEIRLSEKALNWFKQEMEVEKGDFIRFYARYGGSSPFHEGFSLGMTREQPHEIGIETVVEDVHFYIEKSDEWFFNEHHLVVDVADSSDELRYSYEK; the protein is encoded by the coding sequence ATGGAAATCAGATTATCAGAAAAAGCACTTAATTGGTTTAAACAAGAAATGGAAGTAGAAAAAGGTGATTTTATTCGCTTTTACGCACGATATGGAGGTTCTTCACCTTTTCATGAAGGGTTTTCGTTGGGAATGACACGCGAGCAGCCCCATGAAATAGGCATCGAAACGGTAGTGGAAGATGTTCATTTCTATATCGAAAAATCCGATGAATGGTTTTTTAATGAACATCATTTAGTTGTAGATGTCGCCGATTCATCCGATGAATTACGTTACTCATACGAAAAATAA
- the plsY gene encoding glycerol-3-phosphate 1-O-acyltransferase PlsY yields the protein MINALIIICAYLIGSIPSALWIGKIFYKTDIRQQGSGNLGTTNTFRVLGKKPGIAVLLIDILKGTAAVLLPLLPFFADSTVHPLILGVIAAAGHMFPIFASFRGGKAVATSGGVILGYNLPLFLILIIVFVIALKLTKMVSLSSMIVSAAAVIYVIVHWMVTGEYALFILVVVLAGFIFYRHRENIKRIKAGTEPKIKGF from the coding sequence TTGATCAACGCGTTAATTATTATTTGTGCTTATTTAATCGGTTCCATTCCATCAGCTTTGTGGATTGGCAAAATTTTTTACAAAACGGATATTCGACAACAAGGCAGCGGCAATTTGGGAACAACCAATACATTTAGAGTATTAGGCAAAAAACCGGGCATCGCCGTTCTGCTCATTGATATATTAAAAGGGACGGCTGCGGTTTTGCTCCCGTTACTGCCTTTTTTCGCAGACAGTACGGTCCACCCTTTAATTTTGGGTGTCATCGCGGCTGCTGGCCATATGTTCCCGATTTTCGCTAGTTTCCGCGGCGGAAAAGCGGTTGCTACAAGCGGTGGCGTAATTTTAGGCTATAATTTACCGTTATTTTTAATTTTAATTATTGTATTTGTCATCGCCTTAAAGTTAACGAAGATGGTCAGCTTGTCTTCTATGATTGTATCCGCTGCGGCCGTTATTTATGTAATTGTTCATTGGATGGTGACAGGTGAATATGCATTGTTCATTTTAGTTGTCGTTCTGGCAGGCTTTATTTTTTACCGGCACCGTGAAAATATTAAGCGGATTAAAGCCGGTACTGAACCGAAAATTAAAGGATTTTAA
- the parE gene encoding DNA topoisomerase IV subunit B: protein MVKNQTGISYNEDAIQVLEGLEAVRKRPGMYIGSTDSRGLHHLVYEIVDNAVDEALAGYGHHIIVKIHEDNSISVRDHGRGMPTGMHKMGKPTPEIIFTVLHAGGKFGQGGYKTSGGLHGVGSSVVNALSTFLEVTIYRDGQIYRQRFEKGGKPATSLDLIGKTKETGTLVHFLPDPSIFSVVKYNYDTLAERLRESAFLLKGLKIELIDERGEGQHEIFHYESGIEAFVTYLNEEKDVLHPVKYVEGTIQEIEVEFALQFNDGYSETILSFVNNVRTRDGGTHETGAKTALTRVFNEYARKIGLLKEKDKNLEGTDIREGLTAIVSVRIPENLLQFEGQTKGKLGTSEARAAVDTVVSEQLMYVLEENAELSASLVRKAIRAQQVREAARKARDDARNGKKKKSSTLLSGKLTPAQSKNASRNELYLVEGDSAGGSAKQGRDRTFQAILPLRGKVINTEKAKLQDIMKNEEIATIIHTIGAGVGADFSVQDAAYDKVVIMTDADTDGAHIQVLLLTFFYRYMRPLIEAGKVYIALPPLYKVSKGSGKKQELMYAWTEQELSAATKKIGKGYIIQRYKGLGEMNADQLWDTTMNPETRTLIRVKIEDGARAERRITTLMGDKVEPRRKWIESNVNFGMEEDASILENEFIQHEEVNE from the coding sequence TTGGTAAAAAACCAAACCGGTATTTCGTATAATGAAGATGCCATTCAAGTATTAGAAGGTTTAGAAGCCGTACGCAAAAGACCAGGGATGTATATTGGTTCTACAGATAGTCGAGGTCTTCACCACTTAGTGTATGAAATTGTAGACAATGCAGTGGATGAAGCGCTTGCTGGATATGGACATCATATCATCGTGAAGATTCATGAAGATAACAGTATTAGCGTGCGTGACCATGGTCGTGGTATGCCAACAGGTATGCATAAAATGGGCAAACCAACCCCGGAAATTATTTTCACCGTCCTTCATGCAGGCGGAAAGTTTGGACAAGGCGGCTATAAAACAAGTGGTGGTTTACATGGTGTAGGTTCATCAGTTGTAAACGCCTTATCAACATTTTTGGAAGTAACAATTTACCGTGACGGCCAAATTTACCGCCAGCGCTTTGAAAAGGGCGGAAAGCCTGCTACATCGCTTGATTTGATCGGAAAAACGAAGGAAACAGGAACTCTTGTACATTTCCTGCCAGATCCATCGATTTTTTCTGTCGTTAAATATAATTATGATACTTTGGCAGAGCGCTTACGCGAATCTGCGTTTTTATTAAAAGGATTAAAAATTGAACTGATCGATGAACGCGGAGAAGGACAGCATGAAATTTTCCATTATGAAAGCGGTATTGAAGCATTCGTCACATACTTAAACGAAGAAAAAGATGTATTGCATCCGGTTAAATATGTAGAAGGTACCATTCAGGAAATTGAAGTGGAGTTCGCGCTGCAATTTAATGACGGCTATTCCGAAACCATTTTGTCGTTCGTTAACAATGTCCGTACACGGGATGGCGGTACGCACGAAACGGGTGCGAAAACGGCTTTAACACGTGTATTCAATGAATATGCCCGCAAAATTGGATTACTGAAAGAAAAAGATAAAAATCTGGAAGGCACTGATATTCGTGAAGGCCTGACAGCAATTGTTTCTGTACGTATTCCTGAAAATCTGCTGCAATTTGAAGGGCAGACAAAAGGGAAGCTTGGTACATCTGAAGCACGCGCTGCTGTTGATACCGTTGTTTCAGAGCAATTAATGTATGTACTAGAAGAAAACGCCGAGCTGTCGGCTTCATTAGTGCGTAAAGCCATTCGTGCCCAACAAGTTCGTGAAGCTGCACGTAAAGCACGTGATGATGCCCGCAACGGGAAAAAGAAAAAATCGAGTACGCTTCTGTCGGGTAAGCTGACACCTGCACAGTCAAAAAATGCTTCAAGAAATGAATTATACCTAGTAGAGGGTGATTCGGCTGGCGGTTCAGCGAAGCAAGGCCGTGACCGTACATTCCAGGCGATTTTGCCGTTGCGCGGTAAAGTAATCAATACCGAAAAGGCCAAGCTGCAGGACATTATGAAAAACGAAGAAATCGCGACGATTATCCATACGATCGGTGCCGGTGTCGGAGCTGATTTTTCGGTGCAGGATGCCGCTTACGATAAAGTGGTCATCATGACCGATGCCGATACAGATGGTGCCCATATTCAAGTGTTATTGCTGACATTCTTCTACCGTTATATGCGTCCGCTCATCGAAGCAGGGAAAGTGTATATCGCGTTGCCGCCTCTTTATAAAGTATCGAAAGGGTCCGGCAAAAAGCAGGAGCTTATGTATGCCTGGACTGAACAGGAGCTGAGTGCCGCAACGAAAAAAATCGGCAAAGGCTATATTATTCAGCGCTACAAAGGGTTAGGTGAGATGAATGCCGACCAGCTTTGGGATACAACGATGAATCCGGAAACACGTACATTAATCCGCGTAAAAATTGAAGATGGTGCCCGTGCAGAACGTCGTATTACAACATTGATGGGCGATAAAGTAGAGCCCCGCCGTAAATGGATTGAATCAAACGTCAACTTCGGCATGGAAGAGGATGCAAGCATTTTAGAAAATGAATTCATCCAGCATGAGGAGGTTAACGAATAA